One Nicotiana sylvestris chromosome 12, ASM39365v2, whole genome shotgun sequence genomic window carries:
- the LOC138883400 gene encoding uncharacterized protein has translation MAPYEALYGRKCRSTIGWFDVGETKLLGPDLVQQAVEKVKLIQERLRTAQSRQKSYSDNRCRDLEFAVGDWVFLKVSPMKGVMRFGKKGKLSPRYVGPYQIVPRIGRVAYKLDLPPKLETIHPVFHISMLRKFLGDPSCISPIEDIEVSENLSYEEIPVAILDRQIRKLQTKEVASVKVLWRSNNVEEMTWEVEEDMKSRYPHLFESSCDMLETNMAGVAQISTSDN, from the coding sequence ATGGCACCTTATGAGGCACTATATGGGAGGAAATGCAGATCTACTATTGGCTGGTTTGATGTTGGCGAGACAAAGTTGCTAGGACCCGACTTGGTACAGCAAGCTgtagaaaaggtaaagttgatccaggaaAGGTTGCGTACAGCTCAAAGTCGACAAAAATCATATTCAGATAACCGATGTCGAGACTTGGAATTTGCTGTGGGAGACTGGGTATTCTTgaaagtgtcgcctatgaagggtgtaatgagatttggCAAGAAGGGAAAACTCAGCCCTAGATATGTCGGGCCATATCAGATTGTTCCGAGAATTGGGCGAGTAGCCTACAAACTTGACCTCCCACCGAAATTAGAAACAATCCATCCGGTATTTCACATTTCCATGCTTCGAAAATTCTTAGGTGATCCTTCTTGCATCAGCCCTATTGAGGATATTGAAGTTTCTGAGAACTTGTCATATGAAGAAATACCTGTTGCCATTCTTGACCGTCAAATACGTAAGCTACAGACTAAAGAGGTAGCCTCagtaaaagtactttggaggagcaATAATGTAGAGGAAATGACATGGGAGGTCGAGGAGGACATGAAGTCCAGATACCCTCATTTATTTGAGTCTTCATGTGATATGCTTGAGACaaatatggcaggtgttgcacagATATCAACCAGTGACAACTGA